Proteins encoded by one window of Glycine soja cultivar W05 chromosome 15, ASM419377v2, whole genome shotgun sequence:
- the LOC114388635 gene encoding protein DETOXIFICATION 42-like isoform X2 produces MPNIGAPSVSLQLCITSLNKLPLLVWFLKQHSEFGFSNMAEKESMYSLGDWRRIPICTFFKDARLVFKADSLGREILSIALPAAMALTADPIASLVDTAFIGQIGPVELAAVGVSIALFNQVSRIAIFPLVSVTTSFVAEEDTLSGENPHIEEGRCLETGPPKDAETKELLPHKGGNNHNSDFVGECFNIAKEEHKRRHIPSASSAIFIGGILGLIQAIFLISAAKPLLNFMGVTSDSPMLHPAKQYLKLRTLGAPAVLLSLAMQGVFRGFKDTKTPLYATVAGDVTNIALDPLFMFVFRLGVSGAAIAHVISQYLISAILLWRLMEQVDLVPPSIKHLQLDRFLKNGFLLLMRVIAVTFCVTLAASLAARQGPTSMAAFQVCLQVWLAVSLLADGLAVAGQAILAGAFANKDFDRATATASRVLQMGLVLGMALAFILGIGLHFGAKIFTQDANVLHLIQIGIPFVAVTQPLNSIAFVFDGVNFGASDFAYSAFSMVVVAILSIICLLILSSAGGFIGIWVALTIYMGLRAFAGFLRIGTGSGPWEFLRSS; encoded by the exons ATGCCAAATATTGGAGCTCCTTCAGTATCTCTTCAGTTATGTATCACTAGCCTCAATAAGTTGCCTTTGctcgtttggtttctcaaacaACACAGTGAATTTGGCTTCTCAAATATGGCTGAGAAAGAGAGTATGTATTCATTAGGTGATTGGAGGAGAATACCAATTTGCACTTTCTTTAAGGATGCCAG ACTAGTTTTTAAAGCAGACAGTCTTGGTCGGGAAATTTTGTCAATTGCATTGCCTGCAGCAATGGCTTTGACAGCTGATCCTATTGCTTCACTGGTTGACACAGCATTTATTGGCCAAATAG GTCCAGTAGAGCTTGCTGCTGTAGGAGTTTCCATAGCTCTCTTCAATCAAGTATCAAGGATCGCAATATTCCCGCTTGTCAGTGTCACAACCTCTTTTGTGGCTGAGGAAGATACCCTTAGTGGAGAAAACCCTCATATAGAGGAGGGTAGATGCTTGGAAACAGGTCCACCTAAGGATGCTGAAACCAAAGAGTTATTACCACACAAAG GTGGAAATAATCACAATTCAGATTTTGTTGGTGAATGCTTTAATATAGCTAAGGAGGAACATAAGAGAAGGCATATCCCTTCAGCTTCATCAGCAATATTTATCGGTGGCATCCTTGGACTCATCCAGGCAATATTTCTTATATCTGCAGCAAAACCTTTATTGAACTTCATGGGAGTAACTTCT GACTCTCCTATGCTACACCCTGCAAAGCAGTATCTGAAATTGAGGACCCTTGGTGCTCCTGCTGTTCTTCTCTCATTAGCAATGCAGGGAGTCTTCCGAGGATTTAAAGACACTAAAACTCCTTTATATGCCACTG TGGCAGGAGATGTAACCAACATAGCACTAGATCCTTTATTCATGTTTGTATTCCGCTTGGGTGTCAGTGGTGCAGCCATCGCCCATGTTATATCTCA GTACCTAATTTCAGCGATTCTCCTGTGGAGGTTGATGGAACAAGTTGACCTTGTACCTCCAAGCATAAAGCATCTGCAATTAGACCGATTTCTTAAAAATG GTTTTCTATTATTAATGAGAGTCATCGCTGTAACATTCTGTGTGACACTGGCTGCATCACTAGCTGCACGGCAGGGGCCAACATCTATGGCTGCATTTCAAGTATGTCTGCAGGTTTGGTTGGCAGTGTCTCTTCTTGCGGATGGTCTGGCTGTTGCTGGGCAG GCGATTCTTGCGGGCGCATTTGCTAATAAGGACTTCGACAGGGCCACAGCAACTGCATCACGAGTTCTGCAG ATGGGTTTGGTTTTAGGAATGGCACTTGCATTCATTCTTGGAATAGGATTGCACTTTGGTGCTAAAATATTTACACAAGATGCTAATGTCCTCCACCTCATTCAAATTGGGATCCCG TTTGTTGCAGTCACTCAACCCCTGAATTCTATAGCATTTGTTTTTGATGGTGTCAACTTTGGGGCATCTGATTTTGCATATTCAGCCTTCTCCATG GTTGTGGTTGCAATTCTTAGCATCATTTGTCTGCTTATTTTGTCATCCGCTGGTGGTTTCATTGGAATTTGGGTTGCTTTGACCATCTATATGGGTCTTAGGGCATTTGCTGGCTTCTTAAG AATTGGAACGGGATCAGGACCTTGGGAGTTCCTAAGGAGCTCATGA
- the LOC114388635 gene encoding protein DETOXIFICATION 42-like isoform X1, translating to MPNIGAPSVSLQLCITSLNKLPLLVWFLKQHSEFGFSNMAEKESMYSLGDWRRIPICTFFKDARLVFKADSLGREILSIALPAAMALTADPIASLVDTAFIGQIGPVELAAVGVSIALFNQVSRIAIFPLVSVTTSFVAEEDTLSGENPHIEEGRCLETGPPKDAETKELLPHKVTGGNNHNSDFVGECFNIAKEEHKRRHIPSASSAIFIGGILGLIQAIFLISAAKPLLNFMGVTSDSPMLHPAKQYLKLRTLGAPAVLLSLAMQGVFRGFKDTKTPLYATVAGDVTNIALDPLFMFVFRLGVSGAAIAHVISQYLISAILLWRLMEQVDLVPPSIKHLQLDRFLKNGFLLLMRVIAVTFCVTLAASLAARQGPTSMAAFQVCLQVWLAVSLLADGLAVAGQAILAGAFANKDFDRATATASRVLQMGLVLGMALAFILGIGLHFGAKIFTQDANVLHLIQIGIPFVAVTQPLNSIAFVFDGVNFGASDFAYSAFSMVVVAILSIICLLILSSAGGFIGIWVALTIYMGLRAFAGFLRIGTGSGPWEFLRSS from the exons ATGCCAAATATTGGAGCTCCTTCAGTATCTCTTCAGTTATGTATCACTAGCCTCAATAAGTTGCCTTTGctcgtttggtttctcaaacaACACAGTGAATTTGGCTTCTCAAATATGGCTGAGAAAGAGAGTATGTATTCATTAGGTGATTGGAGGAGAATACCAATTTGCACTTTCTTTAAGGATGCCAG ACTAGTTTTTAAAGCAGACAGTCTTGGTCGGGAAATTTTGTCAATTGCATTGCCTGCAGCAATGGCTTTGACAGCTGATCCTATTGCTTCACTGGTTGACACAGCATTTATTGGCCAAATAG GTCCAGTAGAGCTTGCTGCTGTAGGAGTTTCCATAGCTCTCTTCAATCAAGTATCAAGGATCGCAATATTCCCGCTTGTCAGTGTCACAACCTCTTTTGTGGCTGAGGAAGATACCCTTAGTGGAGAAAACCCTCATATAGAGGAGGGTAGATGCTTGGAAACAGGTCCACCTAAGGATGCTGAAACCAAAGAGTTATTACCACACAAAG TTACAGGTGGAAATAATCACAATTCAGATTTTGTTGGTGAATGCTTTAATATAGCTAAGGAGGAACATAAGAGAAGGCATATCCCTTCAGCTTCATCAGCAATATTTATCGGTGGCATCCTTGGACTCATCCAGGCAATATTTCTTATATCTGCAGCAAAACCTTTATTGAACTTCATGGGAGTAACTTCT GACTCTCCTATGCTACACCCTGCAAAGCAGTATCTGAAATTGAGGACCCTTGGTGCTCCTGCTGTTCTTCTCTCATTAGCAATGCAGGGAGTCTTCCGAGGATTTAAAGACACTAAAACTCCTTTATATGCCACTG TGGCAGGAGATGTAACCAACATAGCACTAGATCCTTTATTCATGTTTGTATTCCGCTTGGGTGTCAGTGGTGCAGCCATCGCCCATGTTATATCTCA GTACCTAATTTCAGCGATTCTCCTGTGGAGGTTGATGGAACAAGTTGACCTTGTACCTCCAAGCATAAAGCATCTGCAATTAGACCGATTTCTTAAAAATG GTTTTCTATTATTAATGAGAGTCATCGCTGTAACATTCTGTGTGACACTGGCTGCATCACTAGCTGCACGGCAGGGGCCAACATCTATGGCTGCATTTCAAGTATGTCTGCAGGTTTGGTTGGCAGTGTCTCTTCTTGCGGATGGTCTGGCTGTTGCTGGGCAG GCGATTCTTGCGGGCGCATTTGCTAATAAGGACTTCGACAGGGCCACAGCAACTGCATCACGAGTTCTGCAG ATGGGTTTGGTTTTAGGAATGGCACTTGCATTCATTCTTGGAATAGGATTGCACTTTGGTGCTAAAATATTTACACAAGATGCTAATGTCCTCCACCTCATTCAAATTGGGATCCCG TTTGTTGCAGTCACTCAACCCCTGAATTCTATAGCATTTGTTTTTGATGGTGTCAACTTTGGGGCATCTGATTTTGCATATTCAGCCTTCTCCATG GTTGTGGTTGCAATTCTTAGCATCATTTGTCTGCTTATTTTGTCATCCGCTGGTGGTTTCATTGGAATTTGGGTTGCTTTGACCATCTATATGGGTCTTAGGGCATTTGCTGGCTTCTTAAG AATTGGAACGGGATCAGGACCTTGGGAGTTCCTAAGGAGCTCATGA
- the LOC114387508 gene encoding transcription factor MYB46-like, with translation MRKPEASNNNTKNNNNNSKKLRKGLWSPEEDDKLMNYMLNHGQGCWSDVARNAGLQRCGKSCRLRWINYLRPDLKRGAFSPQEEELIIHFHSLLGNRWSQIAARLPGRTDNEIKNFWNSTIKKRLRNMSSTTTTTSPSPSSNASETSISEPSNKDLNMGGFISTQHNQHAGFVPMFGSSPSPSIMQTGTVFNTLIDRLPMLEHGLNMPASGGYFEGTGIPCFSQSEVNKLGSCYLENGVFGRSVNIGVEGDMFVPPLENATCSRRETTNSSYFDDDINSILNNCNIGIGENKAHDGVENLFQQELATATATGEWDFEELMKLDVSSFPFLDFSY, from the exons ATGAGGAAGCCAGAGGCgagtaataataatactaaaaacaacaacaacaatagcaaGAAGCTTAGAAAGGGGTTGTGGTCACCTGAAGAAGATGACAAGCTCATGAACTACATGCTAAACCATGGACAAGGGTGTTGGAGCGATGTGGCAAGAAATGCTGGCCTCCAAAGGTGTGGCAAAAGTTGTCGCCTTCGATGGATCAATTACTTGAGGCCTGATCTTAAGAGAGGTGCATTCTCACCCCAAGAAGAGGAACTCATCATCCACTTCCATTCCCTTCTTGGAAACAG ATGGTCTCAAATAGCGGCGCGTTTGCCTGGGCGAACCgacaatgaaataaaaaacttttggaaTTCGACGATAAAGAAAAGACTCAGGAATATGTCTTCCACGACCACCACAACCTCACCCTCACCCTCATCAAATGCAAGCGAGACCTCAATATCCGAGCCTAGTAATAAAGACCTCAACATGGGAGGGTTTATTTCCACACAACATAATCAACACGCAGGCTTTGTTCCTATGTTCGGTTCATCTCCATCACCATCAATAATGCAAACCGGTACAGTTTTCAATACCTTGATTGACAGATTGCCTATGCTGGAGCATGGACTAAACATGCCAGCTTCTGGAGGGTACTTCGAAGGCACAGGTATTCCTTGCTTTTCGCAAAGTGAAGTTAACAAATTAGGTTCTTGTTATTTAGAAAACGGAGTATTTGGGAGAAGTGTAAATATCGGGGTAGAAGGGGATATGTTTGTTCCTCCCCTAGAGAATGCTACATGCAGCAGGAGAGAAACAACTAACAGCAGTTACTTTGACGATGACATAAATAGTATTCTTAATAACTGCAACATTGGCATAGGTGAAAATAAGGCTCATGATGGGGTGGAGAATTTGTTTCAACAAGAGTTAGCCACTGCCACTGCCACAGGAGAATGGGACTTTGAGGAGTTGATGAAATTAGATGTTTCCTCCTTTCCGTTTCTTGATTTTTCATACTGA
- the LOC114388442 gene encoding uncharacterized protein LOC114388442 has protein sequence MNRKINDRLKLEKASLSYADFRHEITKNDKDNSLKPYGNKQKQATYQWASEEDELVKYMSNLPGYLEKGEKIPDKALNVGVLDWATLQQWQYSHKHVPLSSRSSTSTINTSSSVSTEGLSGNSSKGFVCSPSRQRIFRPSLQSHFMASPMQDYSVSVKSSGGNFGNCQNLRGGCSNIDTHSNDARVGDHLSQNHPTSIPKGCVRRQLNPHINKESDILPNGGIYEAASHTKIEMSPQDSGPEKKVENFREPNIDADEQVMLGKSKPIVLILPRDIPQNNHCEVPDMQTSLGQKLGSPTGTRLSEKPKEPPCRYPNSNISKACPLPDEIRGSRCQPKRSGSSSIDPEDVEIPASTFSAPVPVRTGISPCRSRKAEEKKHNIGASSSANGSLKVLDQKVTTEKPRSSSPFRRFSFSIGFAGKGSGCKEVAHVPHQSSLAALKSSSENVRGYAGSKFSGNDKPGNAAKSRSSSPLRRLLDPLLKPKTSNSHRTVESSQKDSVVIKKNCRSGNGEFSMEKELDRDQRVGCTTINTVDLSKNKKYVPSTFQALLRIAVKNGQPLFTFAVDNNSNILVATVKNLAVSKEDKCNRIYTFFTFREGKKKNGSWMNQASKTKGPDYIRHAVAQMKVSDSHHYDSTSQNCVNSSTTKEFVLFSVKLKQGDAQVTDYEPNDELAAIVVKSAKAVNFINYAHQSSCQNDSQDLHVTVVLPTGVHSLPSNGGPSSLIERWRTGGSCDCGGWDMACKLKILADESQACRKSRISKACFPHPFELFLQVNDQDQENQPAFSFSPFKPGVYSVAFDSSFSLLQAFSICIALVDGLISYELSGSRNHIEGKNSRETLLVQTDELKAFGKLEDIPASYVAYPPLSPVGRV, from the exons ATGAACAGAAAAATTAATGACAGGTTGAAACTGGAGAAAGCTTCTTTGTCATATGCTGATTTTCGTCATGAAATTACCAAAAATGACAAAGACAACTCTTTAAAACCTTACGGAAATAAGCAAAAGCAAGCAACTTATCAATGGGCAAGTGAGGAAGATGAACTGGTTAAGTATATGTCGAATTTACCAGGTTACTTGGAGAAGGGAGAAAAAATTCCTGATAAAGCTTTGAATGTTGGGGTGCTTGATTGGGCCACTCTACAACAATGGCAGTACAGTCATAAACATGTACCCTTAAGTAGCCGGAGCTCGACATCTACTATTAATACATCATCTTCTGTTTCAACAGAGGGATTATCTGGTAATTCTAGCAAAGGTTTTGTTTGTTCTCCTTCTCGTCAAAGAATATTTCGTCCGTCACTGCAATCTCACTTCATGGCATCTCCAATGCAAGACTACTCTGTATCTGTCAAATCATCTGGAGGGAATTTTGGAAATTGTCAGAATCTTAGAGGTGGGTGCAGTAATATTGACACACACAGCAACGATGCTCGAGTTGGTGATCACCTTTCCCAAAACCATCCTACTAGTATACCAAAAGGATGTGTCAGGAGACAGCTGAATCCACATATTAATAAGGAAAGTGATATCTTGCCAAATGGCGGAATATATGAGGCAGCATCACATACTAAGATTGAAATGAGCCCTCAAGATAGTGGACCAGAAAAGAAAGTGGAGAATTTCAGAGAACCAAACATTGATGCTGATGAGCAAGTTATGCTTGGGAAAAGCAAACCTATTGTTCTTATTTTGCCTAGAGACATTCCCCAGAATAATCATTGTGAAGTTCCTGATATGCAAACATCCTTGGGTCAAAAGCTAGGAAGTCCCACTGGAACAAGATTATCAGAAAAACCTAAGGAACCTCCCTGCAGATATCCAAATTCCAATATTTCCAAAGCATGTCCTCTGCCAGATGAAATTAGAGGAAGCCGTTGTCAGCCGAAAAGGTCAGGATCTAGTTCCATAGATCCAGAAGATGTTGAAATTCCTGCTTCTACTTTCTCAGCACCCGTACCAGTCAGAACAGGAATAAGTCCATGCAGATCTAGAAAAGCTGAGGAAAAGAAACACAACATTGGTGCATCTTCATCTGCAAATGGGTCTCTCAAGGTATTAGATCAGAAAGTAACAACTGAGAAACCAAGAAGTTCTTCACCTTTTCGGCGATTTAGCTTCAGCATTGGCTTTGCAGGTAAAGGTTCTGGCTGTAAAGAGGTTGCACATGTGCCACATCAGAGCTCCTTAGCAGCACTTAAATCTAGTTCAGAAAATGTGAGAGGTTATGCTGGCTCAAAATTTTCAGGCAATGATAAACCTGGTAATGCTGCCAAAAGCAGGTCTAGTAGCCCTTTAAGAAGATTACTGGATCCCCTGCTGAAACCGAAGACATCAAACAGCCATCGCACGGTGGAGTCATCTCAAAAAGATTCAGTGGTAATAAAGAAGAATTGTAGGTCAGGTAATGGGGAATTTTCTATGGAGAAAGAACTGGACAGGGACCAGAGGGTTGGTTGTACAACAATTAATACAGTTGATTTATCAAAGAACAAGAAGTATGTGCCATCGACATTTCAAGCTCTTCTAAGAATTGCTGTGAAGAATGGTCAGCCCCTTTTCACATTTGCTGTTGACAATAATAGCAACATTCTTGTGGCCACAGTGAAGAACTTGGCTGTCTCAAAGGAAGACAAGTGCAACCGTATCTATACATTTTTCACCTTTAGGGAGGGCAAAAAGAAGAACGGAAGTTGGATGAATCAAGCAAGCAAAACCAAAGGTCCGGATTATATTCGTCATGCTGTTGCCCAAATGAAGGTTTCTGATTCGCACCATTATGATTCAACTAGTCAGAATTGTGTGAACTCCTCTACAACAAaagagtttgttttgttttctgtaAAGCTAAAACAGGGAGATGCTCAGGTCACTGACTATGAACCCAATGATGAGCTTGCTGCTATTGTTGTCAAATCAGCCAAGGCTgtcaattttatcaattatgCACATCAGAGCAGTTGCCAGAATGACAGTCAAGATCTACATGTAACAGTTGTGCTCCCAACTGGGGTTCACAGTCTTCCAAGTAATGGTGGACCTTCATCACTGATTGAGCGCTGGAGAACAGGTGGATCATGTGACTGTGGTGGTTGGGATATGGCTTGTAAACTTAAGATTCTCGCAGATGAAAGTCAAGCATGTAGAAAATCAAGAATATCAAAAGCTTGTTTCCCACATCCATTTGAGCTTTTCCTCCAG GTGAATGACCAAGACCAAGAGAACCAGCCTGCTTTCAGTTTTTCTCCCTTTAAGCCTGGGGTCTATTCGGTAGCTTTTGATTCTTCATTCTCACTTTTGCAAGCATTCTCCATCTGCATAGCGTTAGTTGATGGCTTGATCTCATATGAACTTTCTGGATCAAGAAACCACATCGAAGGAAAAAATTCAAGAGAAACTCTGTTGGTGCAAACAGATGAACTAAAGGCTTTTGGCAAATTAGAGGACATTCCTGCAAGTTATGTTGCTTATCCTCCCCTCTCTCCAGTTGGTAGGGTCTAA
- the LOC114387136 gene encoding mitochondrial import inner membrane translocase subunit TIM10-like, translating to MASNISPSAFDKEQIFGMAEKEMEYRVELFNKMTQTCFNKCVDNRYKESELNMGENSCIDRCVSKYWHVTNLIGQLLGSGKPPM from the exons ATGGCTTCCAACATCTCACCTTCTGCCTTTGATAAAGAGCAG ATATTTGGAATGGCTGAAAAGGAGATGGAGTATCGGGTTGAATTATTCAACAA GATGACCCAGACATGTTTCAATAAGTGTGTTGACAATAG GTACAAGGAATCCGAGCTAAATATGGGTGAAAATAGTTGCATTGACCGCTGTGTTTCAAAATACTGGCAT GTGACTAATCTAATTGGTCAGCTGCTTGGTTCTGGGAAGCCTCCAATGTAA